The following coding sequences lie in one Amycolatopsis cihanbeyliensis genomic window:
- a CDS encoding GDSL-type esterase/lipase family protein → MRRYRWWFSGLALLAVVTLVAVFVFVGKEPGPVDRPGPPGSGPLTIVSMGDSTLSGEGAGDYLPATNGQDGNWCHRSSNAMVHQTDLPGVTATVNLACSGAPSAQVALGDVTQWTEPSQARQLASLIKDHRVVAVAVALGANDDPHFSRLVSECFHAWFSDNAAPCSEQIKGDWQQRIDAMVPKVVGAVRDVRKVLRTAGYRSTDYDLVLQSYAAPVSPNIPEDLRSLNGCPFKKADLEWINGPGVGALNDGLREAARRAGTRFLDLSQAGTGHEACSGGADPSTEWFSRLTVQWEDLTKLDRVTHAIQESFHPNATGHAQVARCLTEFLATEAEAAACRVGEDGNLHAATVPAADR, encoded by the coding sequence ATGCGACGGTATCGGTGGTGGTTCAGCGGTCTCGCGTTGCTCGCGGTCGTGACCCTGGTGGCGGTGTTCGTGTTCGTGGGCAAGGAGCCGGGCCCGGTGGACCGTCCCGGACCGCCCGGATCGGGGCCGCTGACCATCGTCAGCATGGGCGACAGCACGCTCTCCGGGGAGGGTGCGGGTGACTACCTGCCCGCCACCAACGGTCAGGACGGCAACTGGTGCCACCGCTCGTCCAACGCCATGGTGCACCAGACCGATCTGCCCGGGGTCACCGCGACCGTCAACCTGGCCTGTTCTGGTGCCCCCTCGGCGCAGGTCGCGCTGGGGGACGTGACCCAATGGACCGAGCCGTCGCAGGCCCGGCAACTCGCCAGCCTGATCAAGGACCACCGAGTGGTGGCCGTGGCGGTCGCGCTGGGCGCCAACGACGATCCGCACTTCTCCCGCCTGGTGTCCGAATGTTTCCACGCGTGGTTCAGCGACAACGCGGCTCCGTGCAGCGAGCAGATCAAAGGCGACTGGCAGCAACGGATCGACGCGATGGTGCCGAAGGTCGTCGGTGCCGTCCGGGACGTCAGGAAGGTGTTGCGGACCGCGGGCTACCGGAGTACGGACTACGACCTGGTGCTGCAGTCCTACGCGGCTCCGGTCAGTCCGAACATTCCGGAGGACCTGCGCTCGCTCAACGGCTGCCCGTTCAAGAAGGCGGACCTGGAGTGGATCAACGGCCCGGGGGTCGGTGCGTTGAACGACGGGTTGCGCGAGGCCGCGCGGCGGGCAGGCACGCGGTTCCTGGACCTCTCCCAGGCCGGCACCGGGCATGAGGCCTGCAGCGGTGGCGCCGACCCGAGCACCGAGTGGTTCAGCAGGCTGACCGTGCAGTGGGAGGACCTCACCAAGCTCGACCGCGTCACCCACGCGATCCAGGAGTCCTTCCACCCCAACGCGACCGGGCACGCGCAGGTCGCACGTTGCCTGACCGAGTTCCTGGCAACCGAGGCGGAGGCCGCTGCCTGCCGGGTCGGCGAGGACGGCAACCTGCATGCCGCCACCGTCCCGGCCGCCGACCGTTGA
- a CDS encoding ABC transporter ATP-binding protein, with protein MHDGERVSAPAGTVFRLRDLGVDYHPPTGTVTALDAITLDVPDRGITVLAGPSGSGKSTLLRVLGLFERPARGTVTFGGTDTGRLGHAARRALRRDRLSQVFQNPLDNLVDYLTVAENLRAAADSVRTRCEPAELLEQLGLDGTGGWRISALSGGQQQRLAFGCALARGSSVILADEPTSQLDDGSAELVLETLRVLAERDHAVVVAAHDDRLIRLGDRIARLRGGTLQEVEDRA; from the coding sequence GTGCATGACGGAGAACGGGTTTCGGCACCGGCCGGCACGGTGTTCCGGCTGCGGGACCTCGGCGTCGACTACCACCCACCGACCGGGACCGTGACCGCGCTGGACGCGATCACCCTGGACGTGCCGGACCGCGGGATCACTGTGCTCGCCGGCCCCTCCGGCTCCGGCAAGTCCACCCTGCTGCGGGTGCTGGGCCTGTTCGAACGTCCGGCGCGCGGCACGGTGACCTTCGGCGGCACCGACACCGGCCGGCTCGGGCACGCGGCTCGCCGCGCCCTGCGCAGGGACCGGCTCAGCCAGGTCTTCCAGAACCCGCTCGACAACCTGGTGGACTACCTCACGGTGGCGGAGAACCTGCGGGCGGCAGCCGACTCGGTGCGCACCCGGTGCGAGCCGGCGGAGCTCCTCGAGCAACTGGGGCTGGACGGCACCGGCGGCTGGCGGATCTCCGCACTCTCCGGCGGGCAGCAACAGCGGCTCGCCTTCGGCTGCGCCCTGGCCAGGGGCTCCTCGGTGATCCTGGCCGACGAGCCGACCTCGCAGCTCGACGACGGCTCGGCCGAGCTGGTGCTGGAGACCTTGCGGGTGCTGGCCGAGCGCGATCACGCGGTGGTGGTGGCCGCGCACGACGACCGGTTGATCCGGCTCGGCGACCGGATCGCCCGGCTGCGGGGCGGGACGCTGCAGGAGGTGGAGGACCGTGCGTAG
- a CDS encoding Xaa-Pro dipeptidyl-peptidase — protein MNWSASRVLAALLVLVLGVLTVPVPAGAAPPSFVTRDGVSQPVYSYADAIRERVWVDTGLDADGDGRTDRVAADVIRPAEAARAGIEVPVIMDASPYYGNLGRGNESERKTYDAQDRPLGFPLFYDNYFVPRGYAVVLVDLAGTNRSQGCLDVGGRAEVATGKAVVDWLNGRAAGYGDGGEPVRADWSSGAVGMIGKSWDGTVANGVAATGVRGLRTIVPIAAISSWYDYFRSDGVAFGYGSYPRQPVSLGRRIESPEASKRCSAVHRELVEGAPANGDVTPLWTERDYVRDAGKVRASVFAVHGLGDLNVKMRHLGQWWESLRVPRKLWLSQTGHVDPFDFRRAEWVHTLHRWFDRWLLDINNGIEREPMASIEREPDTWVQQRSWPVRETATLWPNPGAQPGLGTLGTERPEPGSAAAFTDDPSKGVRDWAARPGEPSAERVLYESGPLRADLHIAGSSSITVTASPSTPTAHLSAALVDYGPATVRDYLGPGEGIRTLGTESCWGATRPGDDPCYRDTETTTTGVDLEVIARGWADLANHASLRESRPLEPGRNYRMTFRLSATDHVIPRGHHLGLIIAGTDRGFSIAPADPSAVRIDLSRTSVRIPATTTPRAGSGQPPVVRPDRLPPEPTVAEFR, from the coding sequence GTGAACTGGTCCGCGTCGCGCGTGCTCGCCGCGTTGCTGGTGCTGGTCCTCGGTGTGCTGACGGTCCCGGTGCCCGCAGGCGCCGCCCCGCCGTCGTTCGTCACCCGGGACGGCGTGAGCCAGCCGGTCTACTCCTACGCGGACGCGATCCGCGAGCGGGTGTGGGTGGACACCGGGCTGGACGCCGACGGCGACGGCCGTACCGACCGGGTGGCGGCGGACGTGATCCGGCCCGCCGAGGCCGCCCGCGCCGGGATCGAGGTACCGGTGATCATGGATGCCAGCCCGTACTACGGCAACCTCGGGCGGGGCAACGAGAGCGAGCGCAAGACCTACGACGCGCAGGACCGCCCGCTGGGTTTCCCGCTGTTCTACGACAACTACTTCGTGCCGCGGGGGTATGCGGTGGTGCTGGTGGACCTGGCGGGCACCAACCGTTCGCAGGGTTGCCTCGATGTCGGCGGCCGCGCGGAGGTCGCCACCGGCAAGGCCGTGGTCGACTGGTTGAACGGGCGCGCGGCAGGCTACGGTGACGGCGGCGAGCCGGTGCGGGCCGACTGGTCCAGCGGCGCGGTCGGGATGATCGGCAAGTCCTGGGACGGCACCGTGGCCAACGGGGTGGCCGCCACCGGGGTCCGCGGCCTGCGCACGATCGTGCCGATCGCCGCGATCAGCTCCTGGTACGACTACTTCCGCTCGGACGGGGTCGCGTTCGGCTACGGCTCGTACCCGCGGCAGCCGGTGAGCCTCGGCCGCCGCATCGAGTCGCCGGAGGCGTCGAAACGCTGCTCGGCGGTGCACCGGGAACTGGTCGAAGGGGCACCGGCAAACGGTGATGTGACTCCACTGTGGACCGAACGGGACTACGTCCGGGACGCGGGCAAGGTCAGGGCGAGCGTATTCGCCGTGCACGGCCTCGGTGACCTGAACGTCAAGATGCGGCACCTCGGGCAGTGGTGGGAGTCCCTGCGGGTGCCGCGCAAGCTATGGCTGTCGCAGACCGGGCACGTGGACCCGTTCGACTTCCGCCGCGCCGAGTGGGTGCACACCCTGCACCGCTGGTTCGATCGGTGGCTGCTCGACATCAACAATGGCATCGAGCGGGAACCGATGGCCAGCATCGAGCGGGAACCGGACACGTGGGTCCAGCAGCGCAGTTGGCCGGTGCGGGAGACGGCCACGCTGTGGCCGAACCCAGGGGCCCAACCGGGGTTGGGCACGTTGGGCACCGAGCGGCCGGAGCCGGGTTCGGCCGCCGCGTTCACCGACGACCCCAGCAAGGGCGTGCGGGACTGGGCCGCGCGGCCAGGCGAGCCCTCGGCGGAGCGGGTGCTGTACGAGTCCGGGCCGCTGCGCGCGGACCTGCACATCGCGGGGAGCTCCTCGATCACGGTGACCGCCAGCCCGTCCACCCCGACCGCGCACCTCAGCGCCGCCCTCGTCGACTACGGCCCGGCGACCGTCCGGGACTACCTCGGGCCCGGTGAGGGCATCCGCACCCTGGGCACCGAGTCCTGCTGGGGCGCGACCCGACCGGGCGACGACCCGTGCTACCGGGACACCGAGACCACGACGACCGGGGTGGATCTGGAGGTGATCGCCCGGGGCTGGGCGGACCTGGCCAACCACGCCTCGCTGCGCGAGTCGCGCCCGCTCGAACCGGGTAGGAACTACCGGATGACCTTCCGGCTCTCCGCGACCGACCACGTGATACCGCGAGGTCACCACCTCGGGTTGATCATCGCGGGTACCGACCGCGGGTTCAGCATCGCACCGGCCGACCCCTCCGCCGTGCGTATCGACCTGAGCCGCACCAGCGTACGAATCCCGGCCACGACCACCCCGCGGGCAGGTTCGGGGCAGCCGCCGGTGGTCCGGCCCGATCGGCTGCCACCGGAACCGACCGTCGCCGAGTTCCGCTGA
- a CDS encoding ABC transporter ATP-binding protein codes for MGLRRRFAQPGGEVEVLRGLELRVSSGELVTVTGRSGSGKSALLALLGGFDAPDAGTVSLNGVPIAGAPSWHACAVLPQALGLAGELTVAENVALPLRLHPDGEPDPVAIAARVSELLDELGVGALAGRHPAEVSFGQQQRVALARAISGRPRVLLIDEPTAHLDVGSVPAVLRALRRCADEGGAVIVATHDEQVHGIADRRVRLLDGLLAEL; via the coding sequence ATGGGGTTACGCAGGCGGTTCGCCCAGCCCGGTGGCGAGGTGGAGGTGCTGCGCGGCCTGGAGCTGCGGGTGTCCAGCGGCGAGCTGGTGACCGTGACGGGTCGCTCGGGTTCCGGCAAGAGCGCCCTGCTGGCCCTGCTCGGCGGTTTCGACGCGCCGGACGCCGGCACGGTCTCGCTGAACGGCGTGCCGATCGCAGGCGCGCCGTCCTGGCACGCCTGCGCGGTGCTCCCCCAGGCGCTCGGTCTGGCAGGCGAGTTGACCGTCGCCGAGAACGTCGCGCTGCCGCTGCGGCTGCACCCGGACGGCGAGCCGGACCCGGTCGCGATCGCCGCCAGGGTGTCCGAGCTGCTGGACGAGCTCGGGGTGGGCGCCCTCGCCGGCCGGCACCCGGCAGAGGTCTCCTTCGGGCAGCAGCAACGGGTCGCGCTGGCGCGGGCGATCAGTGGCAGGCCGCGGGTGCTGCTCATCGACGAGCCGACCGCGCATCTGGACGTCGGCAGCGTGCCCGCGGTACTGCGCGCGCTGCGACGCTGCGCGGACGAGGGCGGCGCGGTGATCGTGGCCACGCACGACGAGCAGGTGCACGGCATCGCCGACCGCAGGGTGCGCCTGCTGGACGGGTTGCTCGCCGAGCTGTGA
- a CDS encoding M24 family metallopeptidase, whose protein sequence is MSRRSLHTPAPDVASLRARINRAKAAAAKADTDALLIAPGSDLRYLIGQAGGSFERLTTLVVPAGDAAPALVLPRLEAPGYADVPTDELGVEMLTWVDGEDPYRLVGERLGGAGRIAVSDTMVALHVLALRDTLGDTEQALAGPILRELRMRKDAAEIAALRTAGSAIDRVHARMGEWLRPGRTEADVGADITAAIVEEGHVHADFVIVGSGPNGASPHHDVSDRVIERGDVVVVDIGGPIPEGYNSDSTRTYAVGQPRDADVADTYAVLQEAQRAAVTAVRPGASAQDIDAAARVPITEAGFGEYFIHRTGHGIGLDVHEEPYIMGGNDLALEEGMAFSVEPGIYQDGRWGARIEDIVVVTADGVEALNNRPHELVVLDQ, encoded by the coding sequence ATGTCGCGTCGTTCTTTGCACACCCCAGCCCCTGATGTTGCCAGCCTGCGCGCGCGGATCAACCGCGCGAAGGCGGCCGCGGCGAAGGCGGACACCGACGCCCTGCTGATCGCGCCGGGCTCGGACCTGCGGTACCTGATCGGTCAGGCAGGTGGTTCCTTCGAGCGGCTGACCACCCTCGTGGTGCCGGCCGGTGACGCCGCCCCCGCGCTGGTGCTGCCCCGGCTCGAGGCGCCGGGGTATGCCGACGTGCCCACCGACGAACTCGGCGTGGAGATGCTGACCTGGGTGGACGGCGAGGACCCCTACCGGCTGGTCGGTGAACGCCTCGGCGGGGCGGGCCGGATCGCGGTGAGCGACACCATGGTGGCCCTGCACGTGCTCGCGCTGCGGGACACGCTCGGTGACACCGAGCAGGCGCTCGCCGGGCCGATCCTGCGTGAGCTGCGGATGCGCAAGGACGCGGCCGAGATCGCCGCGCTGCGTACCGCGGGCTCCGCTATCGACCGGGTGCACGCCAGGATGGGGGAGTGGCTGCGGCCGGGCCGTACCGAGGCCGATGTCGGGGCCGACATCACCGCGGCGATCGTGGAGGAGGGGCACGTGCATGCCGATTTCGTCATCGTCGGCTCCGGGCCGAACGGGGCGAGCCCGCACCACGACGTCTCGGACCGGGTGATCGAGCGCGGTGACGTGGTCGTGGTGGACATCGGTGGGCCGATCCCGGAGGGCTACAACTCCGACTCCACTCGCACCTATGCCGTCGGCCAGCCGCGGGACGCCGACGTCGCGGACACCTACGCGGTCCTGCAGGAGGCGCAGCGGGCGGCGGTGACCGCGGTCCGACCCGGCGCGAGCGCGCAGGACATCGACGCCGCGGCCCGCGTCCCCATCACCGAGGCCGGGTTCGGCGAGTACTTCATCCACCGCACCGGCCACGGCATCGGCCTCGACGTGCACGAGGAGCCCTACATCATGGGCGGCAACGACCTCGCGCTCGAGGAGGGCATGGCCTTCAGCGTCGAGCCGGGTATCTACCAGGACGGCCGGTGGGGCGCTCGGATCGAGGACATCGTGGTGGTCACCGCGGACGGCGTCGAGGCGCTGAACAACCGCCCGCACGAACTCGTCGTGCTCGACCAATGA
- a CDS encoding Lrp/AsnC family transcriptional regulator has translation MSTGSLEPLDQAIARELAADGRRSFTDLAERVGLSVSAVHQRVRRLEQRGVIKGYTARLDGEQIGLPLTALISLTPNDPGAPDDYPQRLEHISEIESCYSVAGDESYILLVRVASPLALEDLLRRIRESAKVSTRTTVVLSTPFEGRSPTL, from the coding sequence ATGAGCACTGGTTCGCTCGAGCCGCTCGACCAGGCCATCGCGCGGGAGCTTGCGGCGGACGGCAGGCGTAGCTTCACCGATCTCGCCGAGCGCGTGGGACTCTCGGTCTCGGCCGTGCACCAGCGGGTACGCAGGCTGGAGCAACGCGGTGTGATCAAGGGATACACCGCGCGGTTGGATGGGGAGCAGATCGGCCTGCCGCTCACCGCGCTGATCTCGCTCACCCCGAACGATCCCGGCGCCCCGGACGACTACCCGCAACGGCTGGAGCACATCAGCGAGATCGAGTCCTGCTATTCGGTGGCCGGCGACGAGTCCTACATCCTGCTGGTGCGGGTGGCCTCACCGCTGGCCCTGGAGGACCTGCTGCGCAGGATCCGCGAGTCGGCCAAGGTGTCCACCCGCACCACCGTGGTGCTGTCCACGCCGTTCGAGGGACGTTCACCGACCCTGTGA
- a CDS encoding aminoglycoside phosphotransferase family protein: MRAVLADACAEAGLTTRDATLVRLVGNAVFRLPHDRVYVKITLTPRLAHRAGNAVVAARLLAEHGIPAVRPVGELRQPVLVGGYAVTFWHEVAGGTEPTTAELGRLLLGMHRLPVGTSGLSRWDPLPDLRHRLRDAGGWPASDLAFLAARCDAVAAALPKLRYVLPAGVVHGDARLGNLLAGPDGPVLCDFDTTGIGPVEWDLVPAAVAQLRFHDARRLHDDLAAAYGFDVTRWEGFPVLRELRELKLVASALPIAHGDPELLAQLRHRLRTFRNGDTTARWTRYR, encoded by the coding sequence GTGCGAGCCGTGCTCGCCGACGCCTGTGCCGAGGCCGGGCTGACCACCAGGGACGCCACGCTCGTCCGGCTGGTCGGCAACGCGGTCTTCCGCCTCCCGCACGACCGGGTGTACGTCAAGATCACTCTCACCCCGCGACTGGCGCACCGGGCCGGCAACGCCGTCGTCGCCGCCCGGCTGCTGGCCGAGCACGGTATACCCGCGGTCCGCCCGGTTGGCGAGCTGCGCCAACCGGTCCTCGTGGGCGGGTACGCGGTGACCTTCTGGCACGAGGTGGCCGGCGGCACCGAGCCGACGACCGCCGAGCTCGGCCGGCTGCTGCTCGGCATGCATCGGCTACCGGTCGGCACCTCCGGGCTTTCCCGCTGGGATCCGTTGCCGGACCTGCGGCACCGGCTGCGGGACGCGGGCGGATGGCCCGCCTCCGACCTGGCGTTCCTCGCCGCCCGATGCGATGCGGTGGCGGCGGCCCTTCCGAAGTTGCGCTACGTACTGCCGGCCGGGGTGGTGCACGGCGACGCGCGGCTGGGGAACCTGCTTGCCGGCCCGGATGGCCCGGTGCTGTGCGACTTCGACACCACCGGCATCGGCCCGGTCGAATGGGACCTGGTGCCCGCGGCCGTCGCGCAGCTCCGCTTCCACGACGCGCGGCGCCTGCACGACGACCTCGCCGCCGCCTACGGTTTCGACGTCACCCGCTGGGAGGGTTTTCCGGTGCTGCGTGAGTTGCGCGAGCTGAAGCTGGTCGCGTCCGCACTGCCGATCGCGCACGGCGACCCCGAGCTGCTGGCGCAACTGCGCCACCGGCTGCGTACCTTCCGGAACGGGGACACCACCGCCCGGTGGACGCGGTACCGGTGA
- a CDS encoding winged helix-turn-helix transcriptional regulator, which translates to MVTESRGDLTDPNCPTRVVLDRIGDKWTVLVVTLLADGPLRFTRLRTGIGGVAPKVLTQTLRALERDGLLTRTVHPEIPPKVTYELTELGRSLRTPITAIADWSERNVGRILAARAEADEFSTARQSR; encoded by the coding sequence ATGGTTACCGAGTCCAGAGGTGATCTGACCGATCCGAACTGCCCCACCCGCGTGGTGTTGGACCGCATCGGGGACAAGTGGACCGTGCTCGTGGTGACCCTGCTCGCCGACGGCCCGCTGCGGTTCACCCGGCTGCGCACCGGGATCGGCGGGGTCGCGCCGAAGGTGCTCACCCAGACCTTGCGTGCCCTGGAACGAGACGGCCTGCTGACCAGAACCGTGCACCCGGAGATCCCCCCGAAAGTGACCTACGAACTCACCGAACTGGGGCGCTCCCTGCGCACGCCGATCACGGCGATCGCGGACTGGTCGGAACGCAATGTCGGGCGTATCCTCGCCGCCCGCGCGGAGGCCGACGAGTTCTCCACCGCGCGGCAGTCTCGGTAG
- a CDS encoding NmrA family NAD(P)-binding protein, with protein MSAVPAVPPSPVVAVTGTSGGVGGRVAGRLAEAGMRLRLLGRDPDRLPRLPGATVAPPAAYGDGAAMRRALEGAGTLFLVSAHESADRVGEHRTAVDAAVAAGVERIVYVSFLGAAPDATFTFARDHWHTEQHIRGTGLPYTFLRDSFYLASLAGMAGEDGLIRGPAGQGRVSAVAHDDIADVAVAVLRGGEEHAGRTYDVTGPEALTMAEAAAELSRVTGRTVRYLPETREEAYASRAGYGVADWEMAGWVSSYEAVATGELSTVSTTVPDLTGHPAQSFAEYLRRNPDSYRHLVPAG; from the coding sequence ATGTCCGCTGTGCCCGCCGTGCCCCCATCCCCAGTCGTCGCCGTCACCGGTACCAGTGGAGGGGTCGGCGGCCGGGTCGCCGGTCGCCTCGCCGAGGCGGGGATGCGGCTCCGGTTGCTCGGCCGTGACCCCGACCGGCTACCCCGGTTGCCCGGCGCGACCGTGGCGCCACCGGCGGCCTACGGCGACGGCGCCGCCATGCGCCGCGCGCTCGAGGGGGCCGGCACGCTGTTCCTGGTGTCCGCGCACGAGAGCGCGGACCGGGTCGGTGAGCACCGCACGGCCGTGGACGCGGCCGTCGCGGCCGGGGTCGAACGGATCGTGTACGTGTCCTTCCTCGGTGCGGCCCCGGACGCGACCTTCACCTTCGCCAGGGATCACTGGCATACCGAGCAGCACATCCGCGGCACCGGCCTGCCGTACACGTTCCTGCGGGACAGCTTCTACCTCGCCTCGCTGGCGGGCATGGCGGGCGAGGACGGGCTGATTCGCGGGCCCGCGGGCCAGGGGCGGGTCTCGGCGGTGGCGCACGACGACATCGCCGACGTGGCCGTGGCGGTGCTGCGGGGCGGCGAGGAGCACGCCGGCAGGACCTACGATGTCACCGGCCCGGAGGCCCTGACCATGGCCGAGGCGGCGGCCGAGCTGAGCCGGGTGACCGGCCGCACCGTCCGCTACCTGCCGGAGACCAGGGAAGAGGCCTACGCCTCGCGGGCGGGCTACGGCGTGGCCGACTGGGAGATGGCCGGCTGGGTCAGCTCCTACGAGGCGGTCGCGACGGGGGAGCTGAGTACCGTCAGTACGACGGTGCCGGACCTCACCGGCCATCCCGCCCAGTCGTTCGCCGAGTACCTGCGGCGCAACCCGGACAGCTACCGTCACCTGGTTCCGGCCGGCTGA
- a CDS encoding SRPBCC family protein: MAPSWATLDTVDGRSVLRFERRFGHPPEKVFAAVSDPTELVHWFPARVETEPRAGARMRFVFPGEGAADGEVLTGRVLEFDPPRLFAFEWNDDVLRFELASEGEGCLLVFTHVLSPDNGGWLAAGRNAAGWDTCLAALAAALDGEQPPPAAGMLTRIESYVERFGLAGGEVRETTDGYLVRFERDLVWRPPEQVWSVLAAPAGDGAAEPAPGTDPPLPATHGYLQEGPVTEVAAPHLLEYEWRHEGAAAGRVRFEIDTDPKLGTRLVLTQTVPARLAGLRATTLAAWQTHLELFFAALFGEVRCPWPAERTRELEAAYAARL, from the coding sequence GTGGCACCGAGCTGGGCGACCCTGGATACCGTGGACGGTAGGTCCGTACTGCGTTTCGAACGGCGATTCGGGCATCCGCCGGAGAAGGTGTTCGCCGCCGTCTCCGACCCGACCGAGCTGGTGCACTGGTTCCCCGCCCGCGTGGAGACCGAACCGCGGGCCGGTGCGCGGATGCGGTTCGTCTTCCCCGGCGAGGGCGCGGCGGACGGTGAGGTCCTCACCGGGCGGGTCCTCGAGTTCGACCCGCCGAGGCTGTTCGCGTTCGAGTGGAACGATGACGTGCTGCGGTTCGAGCTGGCCTCGGAGGGTGAGGGCTGCCTGCTGGTCTTCACCCACGTGCTCAGCCCGGACAACGGCGGCTGGCTGGCCGCGGGCCGCAACGCCGCGGGCTGGGACACCTGCCTGGCCGCACTGGCCGCCGCGCTGGACGGGGAGCAACCACCACCCGCCGCCGGCATGCTGACCCGCATCGAGTCCTATGTGGAGCGTTTCGGGCTGGCCGGGGGCGAGGTGCGCGAGACCACCGATGGCTACCTGGTGCGGTTCGAGCGAGACCTGGTGTGGCGACCCCCCGAGCAGGTCTGGTCCGTGCTGGCGGCACCGGCCGGGGACGGTGCCGCGGAGCCCGCACCGGGCACCGATCCGCCGCTACCGGCGACCCACGGTTACCTGCAGGAGGGCCCGGTCACCGAGGTCGCCGCGCCACACCTGCTGGAGTACGAGTGGCGGCACGAGGGCGCCGCGGCCGGGCGGGTCCGGTTCGAGATCGACACCGACCCGAAGCTGGGCACCCGGCTGGTCCTGACCCAGACCGTGCCCGCGCGTCTCGCCGGGTTGCGGGCCACCACACTGGCCGCCTGGCAGACCCATCTCGAACTGTTCTTCGCCGCGCTGTTCGGGGAGGTCCGGTGCCCCTGGCCCGCCGAGCGCACCCGCGAGCTCGAGGCCGCGTACGCGGCGCGCCTGTAG
- a CDS encoding OsmC family protein: MERSHHYRVVVTWTGDRGSGTSGYRDFGREHEVTADGVDPITGSADPAFRGDASRWNPEQLLVASLSQCHMLWYLHLCATAGVVVTEYLDRASGSMTEAGTGGQFTEVVLRPEITVESPDMVRTAIGLHEDAHRACFIANSVNFPVRHEPTITPAGS, encoded by the coding sequence ATGGAGCGGTCGCACCACTACCGAGTCGTGGTCACCTGGACCGGCGACCGGGGCAGCGGCACCAGCGGGTACCGCGACTTCGGGCGCGAGCACGAGGTCACCGCGGACGGGGTCGACCCGATCACGGGCAGTGCCGACCCCGCGTTCCGCGGTGACGCCTCCCGCTGGAACCCCGAGCAGCTACTGGTCGCCTCGCTGTCCCAGTGCCACATGCTCTGGTACTTGCATCTGTGCGCCACCGCGGGGGTCGTGGTCACCGAGTACCTCGACCGGGCGTCCGGTTCGATGACCGAAGCCGGCACCGGTGGCCAGTTCACCGAGGTCGTGCTCCGGCCCGAGATCACGGTCGAGTCCCCGGACATGGTCCGGACCGCGATCGGGCTGCACGAGGACGCACACCGCGCCTGCTTCATCGCCAACTCGGTGAACTTCCCGGTGCGGCACGAGCCGACCATCACCCCCGCCGGAAGCTGA